One Dysidea avara chromosome 7, odDysAvar1.4, whole genome shotgun sequence genomic region harbors:
- the LOC136260085 gene encoding uncharacterized protein, whose amino-acid sequence MTEHLAEHSLYTMATSEDASQFGDYEQEWVPLLTETTVNDVTGRAIAQCKRYFINPYKIWLVCVGWDNYDESPSKPAKILRWIWATIFFIILNCTLVTQIITCFRRDQPSPTNTTHNYNTGEVKVVIECGTSIGSIFVVPDILLILTYVYGLLLFSRGDSDYLHKLSGEVFVQCASFKRWSEPKPTLLIFTVLSFLVLAVAYTIFSLLVRIMYAFAFELFKEHVRIHWPSMDIHGEVKMMLVVFSFVGFVFLDMVYSAAIINHAAQCELNIYFLHAVKLKVEERHYSEVDEAIKDIGKCYNFLKTLNGRTASLTGLILFNVASAALGGIINLSYDAESSFKVAVVTLNTILWSLLVVFPFLQAARVTSACSEVLATGPLIRRRPFLYQECSQVDLDSYCQFTNSIILRAEMLGIPIYPWMAYVAAVTFCFTLLILWQTGAYSYTSWL is encoded by the coding sequence ATGACCGAGCACCTCGCCGAACACTCCCTGTACACGATGGCAACCAGCGAGGATGCTAGCCAGTTTGGAGATTACGAACAAGAATGGGTACCGTTACTGACTGAGACGACAGTGAATGACGTGACAGGCCGGGCCATTGCTCAGTGTAAACGTTACTTCATCAACCCATACAAAATTTGGTTGGTGTGCGTTGGTTGGGACAATTACGATGAAAGCCCAAGCAAACCTGCTAAAATACTTCGTTGGATATGGGCCACGATTTTCTTTATTATTCTAAACTGCACCCTAGTGACTCAAATCATTACCTGCTTTCGTCGTGACCAGCCATCCCCTACTAATACGACACACAATTACAATACGGGTGAGGTTAAGGTCGTGATTGAGTGTGGTACTAGTATAGGGAGTATATTTGTGGTTCCTGATATTTTACTAATTTTGACTTACGTGTATGGTTTATTGTTGTTCTCCCGTGGAGACAGTGACTACCTGCACAAGTTATCTGGTGAAGTGTTTGTACAGTGTGCTAGCTTCAAGAGATGGTCTGAGCCTAAGCCAACACTATTGATCTTTACTGTGTTGTCATTTTTGGTTCTTGCAGTTGCTTACACAATCTTTTCACTGCTAGTGAGGATAATGTATGCATTTGCATTTGAATTGTTTAAAGAACATGTGAGAATACATTGGCCTAGTATGGACATCCATGGTGAGGTGAAGATGATGTTGGTTGTATTTTCCTTTGTTGGGTTTGTCTTCCTTGACATGGTCTATTCTGCAGCAATCATTAATCATGCTGCACAGTGTGAATTGAATATTTACTTTCTGCATGCAGTCAAATTGAAGGTTGAAGAAAGGCATTACAGTGAAGTTGACGAAGCTATTAAAGACATTGGTAAGTGCTACAACTTTCTCAAGACACTTAATGGCCGTACGGCTAGTCTCACAGGACTCATTCTCTTTAATGTTGCATCAGCAGCACTAGGAGGGATCATCAATTTATCATATGATGCTGAAAGTAGTTTTAAGGTAGCTGTAGTAACGCTCAACACTATCTTATGGTCACTGTTAGTAGTGTTTCCCTTTTTACAAGCGGCCAGGGTGACCAGTGCCTGCAGTGAAGTGCTGGCAACAGGTCCACTGATTCGCAGGCGACCATTTCTCTACCAGGAATGCAGTCAAGTTGATTTAGACTCTTATTGCCAGTTTACTAATTCCATCATATTGAGGGCAGAAATGTTAGGAATACCGATCTACCCATGGATGGCTTATGTGGCAGCAGTAACATTCTGTtttacattattaattttatggcaaaCTGGAGCTTATTCATACACCAGCTGGTTATGA